In Rosa chinensis cultivar Old Blush chromosome 1, RchiOBHm-V2, whole genome shotgun sequence, a genomic segment contains:
- the LOC112182266 gene encoding uncharacterized protein LOC112182266: MASIEHYSEPSIEDAFAIRPLSKRNQPDRIPSFRRGADTASASISAKQTVSGTIHSFCLSVSSATASVHDSPSSLIPTASIKCTSIEEGFGMAPIPGDNEALILDSSIQRVVDGAPGSVSVDQTVAVKCHKNVSVIVGREGERQESHFDHGSMCWFSMCFKGRLQA, encoded by the exons ATGGCATCTATTGAGCACTATTCAGAGCCTAGTATTGAAGACGCCTTTGCGATACGTCCGTTATCAAAACGTAATCAACCAGACCGTATTCCCTCCTTCCGACGAGGCGCTGATACTGCGTCTGCAAGTATATCCGCTAAGCAAACAGTTTCTGGGACAAT TCACAGCTTTTGCCTCTCCGTCTCAAGTGCCACTGCTTCAGTTCACGACTCTCCCTCAAGTTTG ATCCCTACAGCTTCTATCAAGTGTACTAGTATTGAGGAGGGCTTTGGGATGGCACCAATACCAGGAGATAATGAAGCGCTGATTCTGGACAGCTCTATCCAACGAGTTGTTGATGGTGCACCTGGAAGTGTTTCTGTAGACCAAACAGTTGCTGTGAAATGCCATAAAAATGTATCCGTGATTGTTGGAAG GGAAGGGGAAAGGCAAGAGTCACATTTTGACCATGGGAGTATGTGT TGGTTCAGCATGTGCTTCAAGGGGCGACTTCAAGCGTGA
- the LOC112188916 gene encoding uncharacterized protein LOC112188916: protein MASIQQYSEPSIEDAFAIRPLSKRNLPHRIPSFRRDADTVSASLSTKQTVSGTIHSSCPAVSSATASVHDSPSSLIPTASIKCTSIEEGFGTAPIPGDNEALILDSFIQGVVDDAPGSVSVDQTVAVKCHKNVSSIVGRERERQESNFDHGSMIWFCICFKRRLQA, encoded by the exons ATGGCATCTATTCAGCAGTATTCAGAGCCTAGTATTGAAGACGCCTTTGCGATACGTCCATTATCAAAACGTAATCTACCACACCGTATTCCCTCCTTCCGACGAGACGCTGATACTGTGTCTGCAAGTTTATCCACTAAGCAAACAGTTTCTGGAACAAT TCACAGCTCTTGCCCTGCTGTCTCAAGTGCCACTGCTTCAGTTCATGACTCTCCCTCAAGTTTG ATCCCTACAGCTTCTATCAAGTGTACTAGTATTGAGGAAGGCTTTGGGACGGCACCGATACCAGGAGATAATGAAGCACTGATTCTGGACAGCTTTATCCAAGGAGTTGTTGATGATGCACCTGGAAGTGTTTCGGTAGACCAAACAGTTGCTGTGAAATGCCATAAAAATGTATCTTCGATTGTAGGAAG ggaaagggaaaggcaagAGTCAAATTTTGACCATGGGAGTATGATC TGGTTCTGCATCTGCTTCAAGAGGCGACTTCAAGCATGA